The proteins below come from a single Methanobacterium sp. Maddingley MBC34 genomic window:
- a CDS encoding hydro-lyase family enzyme, Fe-S type, tartrate/fumarate subfamily (PFAM: Fumarase C-terminus~TIGRFAM: hydro-lyases, Fe-S type, tartrate/fumarate subfamily, beta region) — MIVHLETPLTKEDTQKLRIKDSVYLSGTIYTARDSAHKRIIESGSPVDLEGAVIFHAGPIIKKEDDDNYQMVAVGPTTSTRMNPYQAEVLDQGALAVIGKGGMDEKTAEALKRNGAVFLAAVGGCAALYVSSVLKINNVHWLDLGVPEAVWELEVKDFGPLIVTMDSNGGNLYEEVRKRDTH; from the coding sequence ATGATTGTTCATCTGGAAACACCCTTAACTAAAGAAGATACTCAAAAATTGAGAATCAAAGATTCAGTTTACCTCTCTGGAACCATTTATACTGCACGTGATAGTGCTCACAAGCGCATAATCGAATCCGGATCCCCTGTTGATTTGGAAGGGGCGGTTATATTTCATGCAGGACCCATAATAAAAAAAGAGGATGATGATAACTACCAGATGGTGGCAGTGGGACCCACCACTAGCACCCGTATGAACCCCTACCAGGCAGAAGTACTGGACCAGGGAGCCCTGGCAGTAATTGGAAAGGGAGGAATGGATGAAAAAACAGCTGAAGCATTAAAACGGAATGGAGCAGTGTTCCTGGCAGCAGTGGGTGGTTGTGCTGCACTTTATGTGAGTTCTGTTCTAAAGATAAACAATGTACACTGGCTGGATCTGGGAGTGCCCGAAGCAGTCTGGGAACTGGAAGTCAAAGATTTCGGACCACTGATAGTCACCATGGACTCAAATGGAGGTAATCTCTATGAAGAGGTTCGAAAACGAGATACTCATTAA
- a CDS encoding PAS domain S-box (PFAM: Histidine kinase; Histidine kinase-, DNA gyrase B-, and HSP90-like ATPase; PAS fold~TIGRFAM: PAS domain S-box), whose protein sequence is MKKTPLISFKNAVFLSVIILISFITIALLLQGEPTQRMIFSDLASPLIGLIVSISLFYASYRSRGGGQRMQIAWMLMGVAVLCYALGDITWGVLELGYNQNPFPSVADIFYLLFYPLFALGIYFLPRDKFSRLEELKIILEMGIVILTVGLIFWIFLIEPNLSNQEEFLGSLITITSIIGDFVLFFALMRLIYSRFKEEYYGPLILLGLGMISLIVSDSIYSYQTLHGTYISGGLLDTGWILGLLLVGLAAILQASDKKYNFYQYIEFLPFAKRSSFNSYLPLFWVLVAFILLVWANKIQPKPNMELIELVVGVIIFMVLLRQLLTEKSLFLSEKNYRELVDNAMVGIYKTNLAGDIIFGNESLAKIFEFETVEDLKAKKIIELYKNPETRKKFIAKLKTETKLSQYELEMISRTGRTINMLISANLTDDIISGMLMDITHRKNTEKALQDNEEKYRSLFGSNPNYTILMDLNGVILDVNLAASEFTGLSPGELIGRNLPELGIFPSEDITFQREKFSHALSGETVKPFQYRLINKKGDYNWVESQLVPIKKDGKINSVLVIATDITQRKNAIDNLKTTVNEKKLLIKEIHHRVKNNMQIISSLLSLQSQHLKDDEEVALDVLKESQNRVKSMAMIHEKLYMSKDFTHIKFEEYVQRLVSDLFYSYQTTLKNVKFKVDVDDVDLNMETAVPCGLIISELTSNSLKHAFPQGREGEVYVSLKEDQGEYEMVIIDNGIGIPPDFDFKHPESLGLQLVNNLTKQLDGEIKLDRSHGTKFTIKFKELTYKKRF, encoded by the coding sequence ATGAAGAAAACGCCATTAATATCCTTTAAAAATGCAGTTTTTTTATCAGTTATTATCTTGATTAGTTTTATCACTATTGCGCTGCTCCTGCAGGGCGAACCAACTCAGAGAATGATTTTCAGTGATCTGGCCAGCCCCCTAATTGGATTAATAGTGAGTATAAGTTTGTTCTATGCATCATATCGCTCCCGCGGAGGGGGGCAGCGCATGCAAATTGCCTGGATGCTCATGGGAGTTGCCGTTTTGTGCTATGCTCTGGGGGATATAACCTGGGGCGTGTTAGAGTTGGGTTATAATCAAAATCCATTTCCATCTGTAGCTGATATTTTTTACCTGTTATTTTATCCTCTTTTTGCCCTGGGTATTTATTTCCTGCCACGAGATAAGTTCAGCCGTTTGGAAGAACTGAAAATCATTCTGGAAATGGGAATTGTGATACTGACTGTGGGTCTTATTTTCTGGATTTTCTTAATAGAACCTAATCTTTCCAATCAGGAAGAGTTTCTAGGTAGTTTAATAACCATAACTTCCATTATAGGTGATTTTGTCCTGTTTTTCGCCCTTATGAGGCTCATATATAGTCGGTTTAAAGAGGAATACTACGGTCCGTTGATACTTCTAGGTTTAGGCATGATTTCTCTAATTGTAAGTGATTCTATTTACTCCTACCAGACATTGCATGGAACCTACATTTCTGGGGGTTTACTGGATACAGGATGGATACTGGGTTTGTTATTGGTTGGTTTAGCAGCCATTTTACAGGCCAGTGATAAAAAATACAACTTTTACCAGTATATTGAATTTTTACCATTTGCCAAACGATCAAGTTTTAATTCATATTTACCTCTTTTCTGGGTTCTAGTTGCATTTATACTGCTTGTATGGGCCAATAAAATCCAACCTAAACCGAATATGGAGTTAATAGAATTAGTAGTAGGGGTTATCATTTTTATGGTGCTCCTTCGCCAGTTACTTACTGAAAAATCGTTATTTTTAAGTGAAAAAAATTATCGTGAACTGGTGGATAATGCTATGGTTGGTATTTACAAAACCAATTTAGCAGGGGATATAATTTTTGGCAATGAATCCCTGGCAAAAATATTTGAATTTGAGACTGTGGAAGATCTCAAGGCAAAAAAAATCATAGAATTATATAAAAATCCAGAAACAAGGAAAAAATTCATTGCTAAACTTAAAACTGAAACTAAATTAAGCCAATATGAATTGGAAATGATTTCCAGGACGGGTAGGACAATTAACATGTTAATAAGTGCTAACCTGACAGACGACATCATATCTGGTATGTTAATGGACATCACCCACCGTAAAAATACAGAAAAAGCATTACAGGATAACGAAGAGAAATACAGGTCTCTTTTTGGATCCAACCCAAACTACACTATACTTATGGATTTAAATGGTGTTATTCTGGATGTTAACCTTGCTGCATCTGAATTTACCGGTTTGTCTCCCGGAGAATTAATTGGTAGAAACCTCCCGGAGCTGGGAATATTTCCCTCTGAAGACATCACCTTTCAGAGGGAAAAATTTTCACATGCTCTAAGTGGAGAGACTGTCAAACCATTCCAATACAGGTTGATTAACAAAAAAGGCGATTACAATTGGGTTGAATCCCAATTAGTCCCTATTAAAAAGGATGGTAAAATTAATTCCGTCCTGGTGATTGCCACTGATATAACTCAAAGGAAAAACGCCATTGATAACTTAAAAACAACGGTGAATGAGAAGAAGCTTCTGATTAAGGAGATACACCACCGGGTGAAAAATAACATGCAGATCATATCCAGCTTACTCAGCCTGCAAAGCCAGCATTTGAAAGATGATGAGGAAGTTGCTCTGGATGTTTTAAAGGAGAGTCAGAACAGGGTTAAGTCCATGGCCATGATCCATGAAAAGCTATACATGTCCAAAGATTTCACCCATATTAAATTCGAAGAGTATGTCCAGAGACTTGTTTCTGATTTATTCTATTCATACCAGACCACCTTAAAAAATGTTAAGTTCAAGGTAGATGTGGATGATGTTGACCTTAATATGGAGACTGCAGTTCCCTGTGGATTGATAATAAGTGAACTAACCTCTAACAGCCTAAAACACGCATTCCCCCAGGGAAGAGAAGGAGAAGTATATGTATCCCTTAAAGAAGACCAGGGCGAATATGAGATGGTAATAATAGATAATGGAATTGGCATTCCACCGGATTTCGACTTTAAACACCCAGAATCACTTGGCCTGCAACTGGTAAATAATTTAACAAAACAACTGGATGGTGAGATCAAGCTCGATAGAAGCCATGGAACTAAATTTACAATCAAATTTAAAGAATTAACCTATAAAAAAAGGTTTTAA
- a CDS encoding dissimilatory sulfite reductase (desulfoviridin), alpha/beta subunit (PFAM: 4Fe-4S binding domain), producing the protein MPKIEIDPELCSKCGTCVTNCPVGIFQQDDKDSVPMVGDTDNCILCGMCVDNCPEDAVKHENF; encoded by the coding sequence ATGCCAAAAATAGAAATCGATCCGGAATTGTGCAGCAAGTGCGGTACCTGTGTTACCAACTGTCCGGTGGGTATTTTCCAGCAGGATGATAAAGATTCGGTACCCATGGTGGGGGATACAGATAACTGCATACTCTGTGGCATGTGTGTGGACAACTGCCCTGAGGATGCAGTGAAACACGAGAATTTTTAG
- a CDS encoding hypothetical protein (PFAM: Domain of unknown function (DU1801)), producing MSPQKKFKSIDEYIAHLPENVQDILEELREVISESAPEAEETINYGIPTFKVNGKNLVHFAAYKNHIGFYPAPSGIAEFRKELSQYKSSKGAVQFPIDKPIPYPLVKKIVIFRVKENLNKNG from the coding sequence ATGTCACCCCAAAAGAAATTCAAGAGTATTGATGAGTATATAGCCCATTTACCAGAAAATGTTCAGGATATTCTGGAAGAACTACGGGAAGTCATCAGTGAATCAGCACCAGAAGCTGAAGAAACCATTAATTATGGAATTCCCACATTCAAGGTCAATGGGAAAAACCTGGTGCATTTTGCGGCATACAAAAATCATATTGGATTTTATCCTGCACCTTCAGGCATTGCAGAGTTTAGAAAAGAACTTTCACAATATAAAAGCTCAAAAGGCGCTGTGCAATTTCCAATAGACAAACCTATCCCCTACCCTCTGGTGAAGAAAATTGTTATTTTTCGAGTTAAAGAGAATTTGAATAAAAATGGTTAG
- a CDS encoding acyl-CoA synthetase (NDP forming) (PFAM: CoA binding domain~TIGRFAM: acetyl coenzyme A synthetase (ADP forming), alpha domain) translates to MLDMFNAKSVAVIGASETKGKIGYDLMTSLLNYYKGKIVPINPKGGEVLGLPAYKSIKDHGPVDLAVIVIPSHLIPSTVEECGEIGIKNIVVISAGFKEVDTEGARLENQLVEICKKYKIKLVGPNCLGVMDTYNDMNASFSSDIAHKGKISFMTQSGAIMAAILDYADKKNIGFSRIVSLGNKAVINENDCMKDFMEDDNTEVITAYLEGIVDGPGFIDACREASRKKPVLVIKSGTTSKGSEAVSSHTGTIAGSDSAYEAAFSQCGIIRVNSLDEMMDYSSALALSPLPKGKKIAIITNAGGPAIMTTDAAIKAGLEMAELTTASKEKLNEGLPDTASVLNPVDVLGDATPERYAFTLETVLEDPNVDGVIYLVTPQSVTDPEGIAQVAIDHAKKTEKPILCSFFGGTRFEGAEKLLAEEQVPNYLYPKRAVKSMKTLYDYTIIRKQEYPKSPEFDVDKNLVKNIIENAREKGMHTLGLESLDILKAYGIPTVGTAITKTSAETVKAAEEIGYPLVMKIVSPQISHKSDVGGIKLNLKSADEVKAAYEDMMKNIPLMEPEADLEGVQLQKMLSGGTEVIIGMVQDPTFGSMLMFGLGGIYVEVLEDVKFAIAPVNEGEAKDMIRQIKTHELLEGARGDKPKDVDSIADIILRISQLVTDFPEINEFEINPLMVFNEGDGALAVDMRLMLKEGGSEDLLQSSPLSTRMKSTH, encoded by the coding sequence ATGCTTGATATGTTTAATGCTAAATCAGTTGCAGTAATAGGTGCATCAGAAACAAAGGGTAAAATTGGTTATGACTTAATGACATCCCTCCTAAATTATTATAAAGGTAAAATTGTCCCAATTAATCCTAAAGGTGGTGAAGTCCTGGGACTTCCGGCCTATAAATCCATAAAGGATCACGGACCGGTAGACCTGGCAGTTATAGTTATACCATCCCATCTGATCCCCTCAACAGTAGAAGAATGTGGTGAAATAGGGATTAAAAACATTGTTGTGATCTCAGCAGGATTTAAAGAGGTTGACACCGAAGGGGCCAGACTGGAAAACCAGCTGGTGGAAATATGCAAAAAATACAAGATTAAACTGGTGGGGCCCAACTGTCTGGGTGTAATGGACACCTACAATGACATGAATGCATCATTCTCATCAGACATCGCCCATAAAGGGAAAATATCCTTCATGACCCAATCTGGAGCCATCATGGCTGCTATTCTGGACTATGCTGATAAAAAGAATATAGGATTTTCACGGATCGTCAGCCTGGGAAATAAAGCAGTGATCAATGAAAATGATTGTATGAAGGATTTCATGGAAGATGATAACACCGAGGTGATAACTGCCTACCTGGAAGGTATTGTAGACGGGCCGGGCTTCATAGATGCCTGTCGAGAAGCTTCAAGGAAAAAACCAGTTCTGGTTATCAAGTCAGGTACAACTTCCAAGGGATCAGAAGCAGTTTCTTCCCATACCGGTACCATTGCCGGATCTGATTCAGCTTACGAAGCAGCTTTCTCCCAGTGCGGAATCATCCGTGTGAATTCCCTGGACGAGATGATGGACTACAGCAGTGCCCTGGCATTATCACCCCTCCCCAAGGGTAAAAAGATAGCCATAATCACCAATGCCGGTGGTCCGGCCATTATGACCACTGACGCTGCAATAAAAGCTGGACTGGAAATGGCCGAACTCACCACAGCCTCTAAAGAAAAATTAAATGAAGGATTACCTGATACTGCCAGTGTACTGAATCCAGTGGATGTTTTGGGTGATGCCACTCCCGAAAGGTACGCTTTTACCCTGGAAACTGTTTTAGAGGATCCCAATGTGGATGGAGTGATCTACCTTGTAACACCCCAGTCAGTCACTGACCCGGAGGGAATTGCTCAGGTTGCCATTGATCATGCTAAAAAAACTGAAAAACCAATTTTATGCAGTTTCTTCGGAGGAACTCGTTTTGAAGGGGCTGAAAAACTCCTGGCAGAAGAGCAGGTGCCCAACTACCTCTACCCCAAAAGGGCTGTTAAAAGCATGAAAACCCTGTATGATTATACCATCATCCGCAAACAGGAGTACCCCAAATCTCCAGAATTTGATGTGGATAAAAATCTGGTTAAAAACATCATAGAAAATGCCCGGGAAAAAGGCATGCACACCCTGGGTCTGGAGTCACTGGACATCCTGAAAGCTTATGGAATACCCACAGTGGGTACTGCCATCACCAAAACATCGGCAGAGACTGTGAAAGCGGCTGAAGAAATAGGATATCCTCTGGTTATGAAGATCGTTTCTCCCCAGATTTCACACAAATCAGATGTGGGTGGAATAAAACTCAACCTCAAAAGTGCAGATGAAGTGAAAGCTGCATACGAGGATATGATGAAAAACATCCCCCTGATGGAGCCTGAAGCAGATCTGGAGGGTGTTCAGTTACAGAAAATGTTATCCGGTGGTACTGAAGTTATCATCGGTATGGTGCAGGACCCTACCTTTGGTTCCATGCTCATGTTTGGACTGGGTGGTATATACGTGGAAGTCCTGGAGGATGTTAAATTTGCCATTGCCCCTGTAAATGAAGGGGAAGCCAAGGATATGATAAGACAGATCAAAACTCATGAACTTCTGGAAGGCGCCAGGGGAGATAAACCCAAGGATGTGGATTCCATTGCTGACATAATACTCCGGATCTCACAACTGGTCACTGACTTCCCTGAGATCAACGAGTTTGAAATTAACCCATTAATGGTTTTCAATGAAGGAGATGGAGCACTGGCTGTTGATATGCGATTAATGTTGAAAGAAGGAGGATCTGAAGACCTGTTACAGAGTTCCCCTTTATCAACCCGGATGAAATCAACCCATTAA
- a CDS encoding hypothetical protein (PFAM: Biotin-protein ligase, N terminal), whose amino-acid sequence MIILTISVTIYGFDLREVNKTTCSNEFKSVNVLIYEGEATSTDSVEGLIYCLEQAQQNNPNLEFNYTTTDVINSDVLSGQDVLVISGGDIELLFNDPSINPGDIKKFVEDGNGYMGICAGAYAASNYNGEYGSGWGISPNIDCNYTDADGLIPLTITSYGINTLKYSSGRIEPCTFIPSTTDTVTLPSFPVSNTPGLYKKGKYTPMAIYAENETGLADYAAILDDTRGSGRIILSGPHPELDPAKPELVARMILWASKKI is encoded by the coding sequence ATGATAATTCTCACCATCAGTGTAACTATTTATGGATTTGACCTCAGGGAAGTTAATAAAACCACTTGCAGTAATGAATTTAAATCAGTCAATGTCCTGATTTATGAGGGGGAGGCCACCTCTACCGATAGTGTGGAGGGATTAATATACTGCCTGGAACAGGCACAACAGAACAATCCCAATCTAGAGTTCAATTACACCACCACTGATGTTATAAATTCTGATGTATTATCAGGGCAGGATGTTTTAGTTATATCTGGGGGTGATATAGAACTCCTTTTCAACGACCCTTCCATAAATCCAGGTGATATAAAGAAATTTGTAGAAGATGGGAATGGTTACATGGGAATATGTGCTGGTGCTTATGCAGCTTCCAACTACAATGGTGAATATGGTTCTGGATGGGGAATTTCACCCAACATTGACTGCAATTATACTGATGCGGATGGTTTAATACCCCTAACCATTACCAGCTATGGTATCAACACCCTCAAATATTCCAGTGGAAGAATTGAACCCTGCACATTCATTCCCAGCACAACTGATACTGTTACATTACCTTCATTTCCCGTGTCAAACACCCCAGGATTATATAAAAAAGGTAAATACACGCCTATGGCTATTTATGCTGAAAATGAAACAGGTTTGGCAGATTATGCTGCAATATTGGATGATACACGTGGCTCCGGGAGGATAATCCTATCCGGCCCCCATCCAGAACTGGATCCTGCTAAACCAGAACTGGTTGCCAGAATGATACTGTGGGCTTCCAAAAAGATTTAA
- a CDS encoding PAS domain S-box (PFAM: Histidine kinase; Response regulator receiver domain; Histidine kinase-, DNA gyrase B-, and HSP90-like ATPase; PAS fold~TIGRFAM: PAS domain S-box) has translation MADVKILVVMDDNNEAIDIKRTLESLGFSVPYLASRTEEAVEKTSELMPDLVLMDLILKGEMDSIDAASLIKDFKIPVIFLINNSEKIDIEKVKLSEPYAFLTKPYDDNELQCTIELAIYKSKIERKLSESEEFYRNLFETTTMGVIYQDGNGEIISANPAAEKILGLSIQQMKGRTSTDPRWRSIREDGSDFPGKEHPSMIALKTGKKVKNTIMGVFDPAKEEYRWLKIEAIPQYKKGEKIPYQVYTTFEDITESKKAKDKEIFLSKELQLALDAANMGWWHYNPITGISTHDKRYQEMFGISGSESSNDEILKLLHPEDLPKVLAKVEKALDPVNFEQYSAEYRIIVDNEIRWIEAHGITTFVGNGDKKHAISLVGTVTDITQRKLMDEELRVSEEKYRNALDNMMEGCQIINYDWNYLYVNDAAAEHGRFKKEELLNHNMLKIYPGIENTEMFAKLKRAMIERKSCHLDNYFIYPDGTGHWFELSVFPVPEGIFILSFDVTDRKNALDSLKESEERLKLAQESANIGLWDWIMGEEELIWSSELGKMYGIDPGTKMTYGEWGRRVHPDDIKRVEQERDEAIRLKKPFDLEFRILLPSGKIKWINAKGRAFYDENAEVYRVIGVNIDITEVKTLENELKESEQKFRELVENAADALFVHDFQGNFVDVNRQACESLGYTREELLKMNVTDLELDFDLDSAQEEWAKIKPGEPFTLYGHQVRKDGTVFPVEVRFAMVEINREKMIMGLVRDITTIKKAENELKNINKALMKRDDEFRYFINSAPVAIAMLDRKMKYIAASLRWIEDYNLEGQELHGRSHYDIFPEITDEVKEVHKRALTGSIERADDDKFVRADGRVQYIRWEVHPWYSSTGDIGGIIIFSEDISERKKAEEELRESEEKYRHVIETAEEGIVLFDNKGTIIETNPKALELTGTKDEDLVGKNLTQIVPDIKIDLDEAVGAFKDIISGKPISKTEWEYVNKKGERKFVKANYSAMEKNGKKEGIVLILEDITDLKLREMALRENEQFLENIIENIPDMIFVKSADELKFERVNKAAEETWGYKREELIGKTDHDFFPEDEADFYTKNDREVLNKKKLRDIPEETIHTQYRGERILHTKKIPLLDEKNHPTHLLGISEDITKRKIAENDLKRSLNEKEALLREIHHRVKNNMQIISSLLNLQTGYVLEEEAKDVLRDSQSRVKTMAMIHEKLYMSSDLGHINFKEYAEKLVSDIFYTYGVEIDTIKPVISIAEVDMNMETAIPLGLIINELVTNSLKFAFKDKNGTITVKLETKGDEYTLIIADDGVGLPEDFDFEKSESLGLKLVNSLVNQIDGDITLDSSNGTEYHVNFRELGYVERF, from the coding sequence GTGGCAGATGTTAAAATCCTTGTAGTAATGGATGATAACAATGAGGCCATTGATATTAAAAGGACCCTGGAGTCTTTAGGTTTTTCAGTTCCCTACTTGGCCAGTAGGACGGAAGAAGCCGTTGAAAAGACATCAGAATTAATGCCTGATCTTGTTTTAATGGACCTAATCCTAAAAGGAGAAATGGACAGTATTGATGCTGCTTCTTTGATTAAAGACTTTAAAATTCCTGTTATATTTTTAATTAATAATTCTGAAAAAATCGATATTGAAAAAGTCAAACTTTCAGAACCATACGCTTTTCTAACCAAACCATATGATGATAATGAACTTCAATGCACCATTGAACTGGCTATCTATAAAAGTAAAATTGAACGAAAATTATCAGAAAGTGAAGAATTTTATCGAAATCTGTTTGAGACTACAACCATGGGTGTGATTTACCAGGACGGTAATGGGGAAATTATATCTGCCAATCCAGCCGCTGAAAAGATACTGGGCCTATCAATACAGCAGATGAAAGGAAGAACTTCCACTGATCCTCGTTGGAGGAGTATTCGAGAAGATGGATCTGACTTTCCGGGTAAAGAACATCCCTCCATGATTGCATTAAAAACTGGGAAAAAGGTTAAAAATACGATTATGGGAGTTTTTGATCCTGCAAAAGAGGAATATCGCTGGCTGAAAATAGAAGCCATTCCCCAGTATAAAAAAGGTGAAAAGATACCATACCAGGTTTACACAACTTTTGAAGACATAACAGAAAGTAAAAAAGCAAAAGATAAAGAGATATTTCTTTCCAAAGAACTTCAACTTGCTTTGGATGCTGCAAATATGGGATGGTGGCATTACAACCCAATAACAGGTATTTCTACACATGATAAAAGATATCAAGAGATGTTCGGAATATCTGGCAGTGAAAGTTCAAATGATGAGATTCTCAAGCTTTTGCATCCGGAAGACCTTCCGAAAGTATTGGCAAAGGTGGAAAAAGCCCTTGATCCTGTTAACTTTGAGCAATACTCTGCAGAATATCGTATTATAGTTGATAATGAAATACGCTGGATTGAAGCCCATGGAATAACCACATTTGTAGGTAATGGGGATAAAAAGCATGCTATAAGTCTTGTTGGCACAGTAACTGACATCACACAACGTAAATTGATGGATGAAGAACTCAGAGTAAGTGAAGAAAAGTACCGAAATGCCCTGGACAACATGATGGAAGGATGTCAGATCATAAACTATGACTGGAACTATCTCTATGTTAATGATGCAGCTGCCGAACATGGGCGGTTTAAAAAGGAAGAATTGCTGAATCATAACATGCTGAAGATATATCCCGGAATAGAAAATACAGAAATGTTTGCTAAGTTAAAACGTGCCATGATCGAACGTAAATCATGTCACCTGGATAACTACTTCATTTACCCTGATGGCACTGGGCACTGGTTTGAACTCAGTGTATTTCCGGTACCTGAAGGGATATTTATTCTGTCTTTTGACGTGACAGACCGTAAAAATGCACTGGATTCCCTTAAAGAAAGTGAAGAACGACTTAAATTAGCACAGGAAAGTGCAAATATAGGTCTGTGGGACTGGATAATGGGTGAAGAAGAGCTGATCTGGTCATCAGAACTTGGAAAAATGTATGGCATTGATCCTGGAACAAAAATGACCTATGGGGAATGGGGAAGGCGAGTTCATCCAGATGACATCAAAAGAGTAGAACAAGAGCGTGATGAAGCCATAAGGCTTAAAAAACCTTTTGACCTGGAATTTCGCATTTTACTCCCCTCTGGAAAAATAAAATGGATTAATGCTAAGGGCAGAGCTTTTTATGATGAAAATGCTGAAGTTTACAGGGTAATAGGGGTAAATATTGATATCACTGAAGTTAAGACTCTTGAAAATGAACTTAAAGAAAGTGAACAGAAATTCAGGGAATTAGTTGAAAACGCTGCTGATGCTCTTTTTGTGCATGATTTCCAGGGAAATTTTGTAGATGTAAACCGACAGGCATGTGAAAGTCTGGGTTATACTCGGGAAGAACTGTTAAAGATGAATGTAACTGATTTGGAGTTGGATTTTGATCTGGATAGTGCCCAGGAAGAGTGGGCAAAAATAAAGCCCGGAGAACCTTTTACTTTATACGGTCACCAGGTGAGAAAAGATGGAACTGTTTTTCCAGTGGAAGTACGTTTTGCAATGGTGGAAATAAACCGTGAAAAAATGATTATGGGCTTAGTTCGCGATATTACTACTATTAAAAAAGCTGAAAATGAACTAAAAAATATTAACAAAGCTTTGATGAAGCGTGATGACGAATTTAGATATTTTATTAATAGTGCCCCTGTAGCGATTGCCATGTTGGATCGGAAAATGAAATACATTGCCGCCAGTTTACGCTGGATTGAAGATTACAATCTGGAGGGGCAGGAACTTCACGGAAGATCACATTACGATATTTTTCCAGAGATTACCGATGAAGTGAAAGAAGTACATAAACGTGCTCTTACCGGATCTATTGAGCGTGCTGATGATGATAAGTTTGTTCGTGCAGACGGACGAGTTCAATACATTAGATGGGAAGTTCATCCATGGTACTCATCCACTGGTGATATAGGTGGTATTATAATCTTCAGTGAAGATATTTCCGAACGTAAAAAAGCAGAAGAAGAATTAAGAGAAAGTGAAGAAAAATACCGGCACGTAATTGAAACTGCAGAGGAAGGAATAGTTCTGTTTGATAATAAAGGCACAATTATTGAAACTAATCCCAAAGCTTTAGAGTTAACAGGAACCAAAGACGAGGATCTGGTGGGTAAAAACTTGACCCAAATAGTTCCAGACATAAAAATAGATTTAGATGAAGCAGTGGGTGCATTTAAGGATATTATAAGTGGTAAACCCATCTCCAAGACAGAATGGGAATATGTGAATAAGAAAGGTGAACGGAAATTTGTTAAGGCCAATTACAGTGCTATGGAAAAAAATGGGAAAAAAGAGGGAATTGTTCTAATTTTGGAAGATATAACTGATTTAAAATTAAGAGAAATGGCTTTAAGAGAAAATGAACAGTTTCTGGAAAACATCATTGAAAACATCCCTGACATGATCTTCGTTAAAAGTGCTGATGAACTTAAGTTTGAACGGGTTAACAAAGCTGCAGAAGAGACCTGGGGTTATAAAAGGGAGGAATTGATTGGTAAAACTGATCACGATTTTTTCCCTGAAGATGAAGCTGATTTCTACACAAAAAATGATAGGGAAGTTCTAAATAAAAAGAAACTTAGGGATATCCCTGAAGAAACCATCCACACCCAGTACCGTGGCGAGAGGATCTTACACACCAAAAAAATACCACTCCTTGACGAAAAAAACCATCCTACTCATCTTTTAGGCATTTCCGAGGATATCACCAAACGTAAAATTGCTGAAAATGATTTGAAAAGGTCTTTAAATGAAAAAGAAGCTTTGTTAAGGGAAATTCATCACAGGGTTAAAAATAACATGCAGATAATTTCCAGTTTACTCAATCTTCAAACTGGGTACGTCTTGGAAGAAGAGGCTAAGGATGTTTTAAGGGACAGCCAGAGCAGGGTGAAAACAATGGCCATGATCCATGAAAAACTGTACATGTCCAGTGATCTGGGCCACATCAACTTTAAAGAATATGCAGAAAAACTGGTATCAGATATTTTTTACACCTACGGGGTTGAAATAGACACTATCAAACCAGTTATCAGCATTGCCGAGGTTGATATGAACATGGAAACAGCCATACCACTGGGCCTGATCATCAATGAACTGGTGACCAATAGTCTTAAATTTGCTTTTAAGGATAAAAATGGCACAATAACTGTTAAACTTGAAACTAAAGGGGATGAGTATACTTTAATCATTGCCGATGATGGAGTTGGCTTACCAGAAGACTTTGACTTTGAAAAATCAGAATCACTTGGTTTGAAATTAGTAAACAGCTTGGTGAATCAAATTGATGGTGATATTACCCTTGATAGCAGCAATGGGACTGAATATCATGTTAATTTTAGAGAGTTAGGTTACGTGGAAAGATTTTAA